The Salvia splendens isolate huo1 chromosome 20, SspV2, whole genome shotgun sequence nucleotide sequence AATTAGAGTGATAGTTTATGTTCATCTTATATAAATCGTGATGAGAAATATCTTTTGTGATGATTTGTTATCGTCTTAATTGATCGATCGCTCGATAATTCGGAACATCCCTGTTATTGCTGCTTGATTGGTTGAAATTCCGGATAAGCTTTATCATTCCGGCTATTTTATTTCGGTGTCGGTCGAGGAATAAATTTATCCGATAATCTATTCGACATTGAAAATCTGATTATTGCGCTTCAGAGATGACgaaattcctttttttttttaattcattcgtGGATAATTTTGAACTGCGAAATTTTGGATTTGAATAGCAGTTTTGTTTCATATTTTGAAGTTTCTGGTTGTGTGTGACTCTCATTAAAGAACCAGCTAACAGACAGTCAAATTGTCATGGATTTCCAATTTGAGTCAAgggtatattttttgttaaaaaacaATTAGAAGAATAATACACATATAGGATGTCTGAGTGAAAACCAAAATTTGCCCCCTGTGTTGTCTTAGGTGGGGATAACGTCATAAAAGAACATAACTTCTACTGTTATTTACACATACTGTATTTGAAAGCTCTTGAGCAAGTCATTCCTCCCGGAGCCACCTTAGATTATGTTGTTGGGTCTAACTTTGCAAGATCCATGGCCTTTTGTATGGTATTAAAAAAGTTAGAATTCTAAGTGAAAAACTGAATTTTGCCTCTGTGTCATCTGAGATGGGGATAAGCACATCATAGAACAGAAATTTTACTGCTATTTATTTGTTGCTGATAGAGATATCAGGCCACTCACTGAGCCCCTTAGAATATTTTTGCAAGTGTAATGTTAACGATTCTGTAGTTGGAGAATTGATATGACTGTCAAAAGTAGCTCTTGTTTTATAATTGTGGGAGAGAACTTTGACTCCATATGTTAAAATCACATCAATTATAACTGTAGGAAGCAATATTATGTAAGGATACTTGATTAGATATATGACACAGATTTTTTTGGATGTCAATCCATTTGGACAGTAAGATGTAAAATTGAAATCCTCAAACAAATGCAGCTATTATTTGTGAGTTCATACATGTATTTTCCACTTTCCAGAAAACTTAGGCCCTTCTTGGTATGATGAAATGGAATGTGATTCCTACTTCCATTCTATTAATTTACTTGGTACGATGGAATGAAGGACGGAATGGAATGAAAATGCAaagaaattataatattattcttatcttcattccattccatcataccagGAAGAGCCTTAATTTCTTGCATTATGCTGTGTATCTTGACCTGTTGGCTTGATAAAAGTTCTTTTGCACTGATCTTTATTTGGTCTGTTTGTTATCTGAGGTCCAACAAAAGTTGCTTAGTTTAAACTGGTAGCTGATGGGGAACTGAACCCTTTGTTTGAGAATTAACATGGGTTAAAACCATAGTATATTTTGTAGATAAAGTAACATCTAGGTAGATGCATACTTCAATATTGTTAGGTAGTTGTATCTATTTGCACTTATTAGTGATTTTCCCTCCCTTCAGGTGTTATCAAAGATAAGAGATCAATATGGCGACtgaaaacaatcacagactTCTTCTGGGCCATACTCAACATGATTGGGGTCTTTTTTGCCACGATGTTTTCGGTAATCCTATTCATCTGTCTAAACTTTAGCAGTTCCACTGCAAATCATGCCTTCATTCTCCCCCCTACCTCGTGCAGATGGAGAAGTCTGAAGCCTATCGGAAAGGGTCCGGTGCCAGCAAGAAATGGGACGGTGGTGGTCCAGGAGGTCCGGGAAGTGGCCCATACGGTGGTGGTCCACGTGGGCCACCTCGTGGATTAGATAACGTTAGAGGAATAGATCACAGTAAGTCCCCCTTCATCTTGTACTAATCTTCCTGCTACGTTTTTATTGCTCCTTTCGTTATTGAATTGAAATATATAAATCCTGCTTCAGGTGCTGCTCCTGCCTGTGGCTCCTGCTGTGGAGGTTAATCGAGGCCGTTTAGTAACCATAACAATCAACCTGGTACAGTTCCATGATCTGAAAATTTGCATATTgtgtgacttttttttattaaaaaaaattgggagTTTCAGTTTCCAGTACATATTGGGAGTCTCAATTGACATGTACCTGTTATCAATCTGTTTTGTGCATTAATATTTTCGTCTAAGtgtgttgtttgttttcaatCAACTGTTTTGTGCATTAATATTTTCGTCTAAGtgtgttgtttgttttcaatCAACTATGTTACTTTTACATTGACCGTTGGTGTGATTTGAGAACTTGTAAATTcataagtattttcttggcaaAATTTCACGAGGCatgatatataatttttaaaaaaatgtaaaagtcaTGCTCCATCCGCCCCTGAAAAGTGTGAATATTTGATTCagcatgaattttaatgcataattgataaaagtaagagagataaagagaaaaagtaataaaGCCGCAACTctttagagagaaaagactttccaaaattagaatgttcatattttacagagacggactaaaaatgaaattgttcATACTTTTTCGGAACAGAGTGAATATGTATAAATTATTGGAGGGTGTATCCCAAACGTTAAAATAATTCCTTCCACCAATTCTATAAGTAATATGCGATGGAGATGTCTGTTTTTTCTGTTTTACTACCATGACGATGTAAGACCACTTTAGGCAATTTTCCCTcctcaaacacaaaaaaaaactatatcTCAATCCAAAAGATTTACACATacaacaattatataaaaaaaaaaatacaaaatggaAAAAGTGAGTAATGATCAAGAACTGCCGCCAGAGTTCATCCGGCCAGAGGCGGAGCAGCCCGGCctaagggcatcagcagtggggcgctcTAAGgagcgccctaaagcccgccctatgcaccgcaacgtcagcattttatcctcctaccctttcGCCAAccgtggggcgccctataagctgccctaagcattttcttttatttgaatatttaaataaatacaaaaattgggaaaaaccttcatttcatttataaaattaatacattacaatacgaattaaaaaataatacgcaaactcagcgacgacggttacgggcccacacttcttcaatcatgtcgttcatgagctgagcatggtcttgttggttgcgcattgaggtctctctagatagaacctcattgaagcccgtcggtaatcctcgagcggggggcGCGGTCGTcgtgctggaggagctagatgcaccttcatcatcggTCCAGTCGTGCCCCACCGTAGTTGCTCGGCAAAAATAGTATGCAACTAGACGTTCGTGAGCTGCGGCGTGTTCGCGGAggacaaacgtccgacgtcgaataggcctggggatctgctccgccgccgccgcctccacctcctcgcgctgcatttcggcTAAACATTCCGCCATTGCATCTTGAACGGCTGCATTTAAGGCTTGAGTCAAGGTCGGACTACCGCCGTATGAGGAACTCCGGTCGTCATGGTTCATTTTGGCttgtgagagatggagaaatgtgagagatgcgagaaatgttcgtataaAAAgtagaatgagaaacgaggtttaataaatagacaaaattcgaaaaaaaaaacaaaaacgcgttgcatcgtccgcgtcgcccacagtgggcggacgatggcgcggacgatgccatatcgtccgcgcttcctccgcggactatctgtcgggcgaggacgacgcatcgtccatcgtccgcgcacccacagtggcggacgatggcgcgcccgaggcatcaggcggcctatcgtccgcctcACTGTGGGTGCCCTAACAACGTTCGTGGGAGCAGAGGCGGAGGTCCCCGTGGTGGACTTCAGCAGCCCGGAAAGCCTAGTAGTTAGAGCTGTGTATGAGGCGAGCAGCAAATGGGGGCTTTTTCAGATTGTGAATCACAGCATTTCTAAGGAAGTGATTGAGAATCTGCAGAGGGTTGGGAGGCAGTTTTTCGAGCTTCCGAATGTGGAGAAAATGGCGTATGCGAAGGATCCGGAGAGCAAGAACATGGATGGGTATGGAAGTAGGCTTAGAAATGGTTGGGTTGATCATTTGTTCAACAAAGTAAGGCCTCCTAACTTCGTTGATATCGGTTCTGGCCCAAGAATCCTTCTGATTATAGgtatttttgtttgattttgattttgcatGGAATTATGAATTTGTGTGTTTTGAATGAGTATGTGTGCTGCTTGGTTCTTGGAATTGGGCGTCGATAGCGTTAGATTTTACGGGTGCTAGGCATGGTGAATTTTAGGAGCGTTAGGTATGGTTTGATCTTAATTTTATGGGGTTAACGTTAGATTTTATGAGTTTTAGGTTCGGTAGGTTTTAGAGGGGGTCTCGTATGGGAGATAAGTATGGTGTCATTCTCGATACTATTAGATATAACGAGCGCTAGAGGCTATAAATTTTACAAGTGCCGGAGATTGTAGATTTTATGGGGCTAGATACAATGTTATTAACTGAAGCATATATAATATGTGAAGGTGAGACTAGTGAAATCGTAGTAATAAGGTtacattctaaaattaattggTAAATAAAGAAGTGACAgtgttatatatatttaaattgatttctcTAACTTTATAATTTTGATGTGTGAAAACTAATATGTATATTCAACAAATGGAATTAATAGGTTACTTGGAAAATTTAAGTCATAGCCTCTATACATGGAAAAGGATTATTACATTGTATTATTTGAGCCACAGTGgaattattaattttgttatatcTTATATCTTATTATTGTTTGAATATTGTAATCGCTAGCTGCatgtgaaaatattttggtTGTAAAAGAACGAATAGATTGGTCCATTCATGGCGGCAATTAATTAACCTATAActcatattttcaaaaattaaataattgctCGGTGTGGGTATTATTTCGCTACAAGAGATATAGATGAATAGGcatggaaaagaaaaaaagaaaaagtgattattATTGAAATGATAGGCAGGTTACCGAAAAGTATGAAAGAAATATGAATGAAGTGGTAGAGAAACGTCGTTAGGGTTGGGCCTAGGGTGGAGGAGTTGAAGAAAGCGTTGGGAGGCGAGGAGCTCATCTACAATTTGAAGATCAACTACTACCCGCCGTGCCCTCGGCCGGGTTCTTGGGGTGtcagcaacaaaaaatgtcaacactgtttcaacacaacatcaaccgttgatactgtgttgacattttttgttactattattttgtcatctgttaacATTTTCTAATGGTGCAGATCATagttggagtttgtacaatatttagagtttgcatttgatcacatgcCACATTGTCGATAATATGACTCTTAGCTTATTATTTGCAACATCTTTTTGTTAAACGTTATACTACTAGTTTCTTTTAGTTCATATGATCATTCCTCGTTTAGCTTTCATCGCGAGTAttcttttggatttattttaattaaattaaaactgAGATCTGCAACTAAACTTTGTTTTGTTTTCCTGAGATTTTGGGTTGAGATTGATTATGATAGGCACTCGGACCACACCAGCAGTGGCGGAGGCACGATGGAGCCAGTGGGGCCCTTTGCCCCTCAGCCATTTGAATAAttactatataatataatatatgtatgcaAAATTGGGTCTATGAAATGTTAGCTCAGTTGGTTCAGATTTCTGCACCGTGAGGTATTGAGTCCGATTCCTTCCTAGAAGATTCTTTTATTTGGGTGCCTATATCTTCTTGTTTTGTGCatttatgctttatttattgATTATATTAGTTATTTTGTATAAATAATTTTAGCTTATGATTATAAAtactatactccctccatccccaacGAATATgtactttgggttcggcacgagttttaatctaaaattgataaagtaagagagatatagagaaaaaataattaaatattgttAATAGAGAATGAGtgccacctcattagagagaaatggATTTACAAAGTTGgaaattgcatattcttgtaggacggactaaaaaggagagagtgcatattcttatgggacgaagggagtataatactCCATAATACTAGTAAATTTGATTTTGAAGCTATGCAGGTAGTTCATTTGCtactttttttagtaattttttttagtttttaagtAGTTCTACAATAGAAAATAACTATTTGatctaataaatatgaaaaatatttcatatagtATTAGTAAAGTATGTCTTATGCTCTAAAAAATCAATTTACTAGTTAATTTTCTCAGCATTCGTTTTTCATGCGCGGCTTTTTATATTACTCACATTTCTGTGTCGTTAGCATCGAATAGACACAACAAATTTTAATGATAGTTTGGGCCCCACCGTTAATATTTTGGCTCCGCCACTGCACACCAGCGGATCAAACAACTCTGCCCAGCCCAACAACAGTATAACCTTCGGCCCAACCCAATACCCTTCCTAAACATAGATTATTTAGTTTTTATAAGGTAAAATTAATTTACTCCACTTTATTATCAAACTCGTACTCTATTCAATTAGTTATCTAAACCTAACGACGTACTCCTCTATTGAAGCCCAAAAAACAACGATGAATTGACTAGATATTGTTTAGGCAATGCAtccatataaaatattaaatacatttttgaaataatttttataCTAATTATTTGGTCTAGATTTTATTTCAGGTAGTAAATACTTAAGTATAGTATGGAAACCAAACATGTTTCCAATtgcatatatattaattagaaatATAATAACTACTTGGGATAACTAATAGAGCACTGGTGTGATGCATATCAAACAAAGTTTTGATGATGTtgcataaattataaattttgcaTTCTCATTTTTTCTgttataaaatgacaaaatcttTTCCAAcagaccatatatatatatacacacactatatatgTGTTCTATaacttcttatttatttattttcttgcttcttgattttttagACCTTTTTTATGGAATTTTCTAGTTGTTTAGATATCTATTCTATATATTTCTACTATGCATAATATCTATTCTCCATATGGCTGCAACACACCTTGTTGACTGCCAATATCCTTGTCGACCCCATTAATAGCTTTTGGTCCTTTCGTCTTCAAtaattatattatgcattaattataATGCATACATGTATACATATATGATGTCGGGAATCAAACGCCTAAGACCTTTGATCATGGCGAACATTATAGAACTCCGAAAGCTCATTCACGACCAGTGGAGTTAGGGGTGAGAATATGGGTACCCGACTCCAAAAATTTGGATATCCAAACCCAAGCCTGCATTCTCTTTAACTATAAATTTTCTTCAATCTCATAAATTTTATACGCGCTTTGTTGTAATGTAGTTCTTTCACTCTAAATAACTATGCAATTTGGTATAGAAAAAAACCAGTTTATTTATAATATCCATTTTATTAGGAACcaaatttacttttatatcatttaattaaatttgacgCCTTTTATTTTCCTTCACAAGTGGCGCCTGCTTTTTGTTTTTCCCTCTCTCCcatttatttttccttgattcaCGGTAAAGAAAAATAGTGccactataatatttatttcctAGGATTCAGTTTATAAAAAACATTCTATTATTCTTAtgtaaaaatataaatgtataAAATTCTATACACATAATACTCAATTGTAATGGAATTCGGCCAGTATTTTGATTAATGTATTTGGATTACAGATATTTTTCTTGATCGAGCCCTTGCGAAAGACGAAATAAGCTTTggaatttataaaaattagtaGTAAGCATGTGGACCAGCTCGTCAAATTTCTCTATTTTTACATGTGTTTCATTTCCATAATTGATTTTCAGCATTTACATGTGGAGTAATTGTTTTATTCGTGCCAACTTTTCAATTGGCATCTATCGCTAGTCCACATCGTAAATAGTAACCACAAATTCATCAAATTATATCAACAAATTATTGGTCCTCTATAAAATAAAACCAATCCAAAATCATTATTTCCCAAAACAACTCAGCGTCTTCTATAATCTTCCCATAcaacaaaaacacataatttcACACTCCCAAAGATCAAAGCTATGTCAATAGCGAGTTCTTCCTCCATCATCATCGCGAAGCCGAGCACGAGCCTTCAGTCCCTCCCTTGGAATCCCATCTCCAGATTAGCCATTTCCAACTGCAAGACCGATGAATTCGGCTTCTGGGCCGCCAAGAAAACACTTCAACATACAAGGTGtgtcaaaaaaaataaaaaactcaatcagttttaattaaaaataggttttttaactatgtttatttttatattttttaggaaATCTTTTGTTGTAAGTGCTGACACTGCACCTGAAAATCCTCCAGCTTCTGCCCCAACACCACCTCCTTCCAAGCCCATGTAAGTAAAATTTCGACGTCcaatgagtgagggaagttggaaggtgtatataatttctaTCCATctcaattagtttgaggccttttgggagtgacaaaaaaaaatccatGCGAGCTTGACCCAAAACGGACAATGTCTAACTAATGTtacagtcgacgatcctaataGATAATTCAATGATGAAACAGGAGCTGGGTTTTGGGGTTTGTTGTTACATTTATTCTACCGTTTTTTACTAGCAAATTGGGGCCATTACAGGAGATAAAAGGTAAGAAATTCAAATAAatctcattatttaattttggaattatggttTGCTGAGAAAAGAATGGTGTTTTTGGGTGTATAGATAGGCTTGAAACATCACTGCAAGCGGTGGAGAATATagcggaggcggtggaggtggtggcCGAGTCCGTCGACAAGATCGCCGAGAACTACGCTGAGGATCTTCCTCAGGGAAAACTGCGCGATCTTGTTGAGAAAGTTGAACATTTTGCTGAGAAAACAGCCGAGGCGGCTGGCGCTCTTGATAACATCATCGATAAGGTATAATATCATTGGTCCTTATTACTCCTAATTTTTAGTCGATTAAGGACGTTaatttgtatttataaatgtgtcAACTGCGTTTTAACTAGTATCCTAATCTTGGTGTCCCAATTAAAATTAAGAGTAGCAAATGAAAACATCTTAGAAAAAAACAACAGATTTAAGGTGTTAGTAGTATATAATTGTGTTCTCAACTTTAATGCATTTTTCTTTCCTGcctacttttatcatttttcaaaaaaaatcacacacaaataatttgtatttaattttgtgttCTTATAAGATAGTATGTATTTTGTAGTGCTTTGTTTGCTAATCAGAAtcttattttgatttgatttgaaatttataaatGATTTAGTTGAACGCGGGACCTGAAATAATGTGATGGTTGATAtttcaaaataacaaaatagtaTTAGtaaaatagaattattttgaAAGCTGAAGATAGTAGTTTATAATACTCTCCTTGTCCATGATTAAATGTCTATTATTTgaccggcacgggttttaagaaattgtttgactttatgtagTAAAATATATGTAGAGAAGTTAGTAGAATGTTGggcttaattatttttatatattgattttataataaaatgtgagtgaaataagttagtggagtGTATGGTTTACTTaccaaatataataaaagtgaaatgagacatttattgacggacaatgaaaaaagaaaaatgagacatttaatggcagATGAAGGTAGTAGTACGGAGTAATATTTAATGTGCCGATATAAATGAAATAGAGTACAGGGCACGAACAATATTTAAAGTGTGAATGATGTatttaaaaacataaattatgtCCTTATTAAGTAAAATTGTTGTTAGTCATTTTTTAGTGACGCTGTTGCGTGTTGTGCGCGCTCACGGTATTGCACAGAAACTCGAGTAAATGTACATTCACGTGCATGGGGCTGcgtttattactcc carries:
- the LOC121782021 gene encoding selenoprotein K-like codes for the protein MAYVERGVIKDKRSIWRLKTITDFFWAILNMIGVFFATMFSMEKSEAYRKGSGASKKWDGGGPGGPGSGPYGGGPRGPPRGLDNVRGIDHSAAPACGSCCGG
- the LOC121782984 gene encoding uncharacterized protein LOC121782984, which codes for MSIASSSSIIIAKPSTSLQSLPWNPISRLAISNCKTDEFGFWAAKKTLQHTRKSFVVSADTAPENPPASAPTPPPSKPMSWVLGFVVTFILPFFTSKLGPLQEIKDRLETSLQAVENIAEAVEVVAESVDKIAENYAEDLPQGKLRDLVEKVEHFAEKTAEAAGALDNIIDKVQDVSEHVDSIAIVTNKVEDLLRHKR